A part of Armatimonadota bacterium genomic DNA contains:
- a CDS encoding sugar ABC transporter substrate-binding protein, translated as MRSRLCWFALILLVALAGCSRKGTAPPSPPQSGTTQRTFRFAIIPKQLDNPVFNYAKMGALGAAAKLGNVEIYWNAPETNDEAKQAQIFETYVRQKVDGIAVSCVNAEIMRRVIDKAVEQGIPVVTWDSDSPKSKRQAFFGMDDYEAGKTIGEELAKLIDGKGKVAILSGVQGAQNLSTRIQGVQDALKAYPDIRIVTTVYCNDDATRAESLINSVMQQHPDLAGWAMVGGWPLFTKTGLNGIKPGVTKVAAVDPLEGNPWTWIEKGYVQVCIGQKVFDWGAKSVEMLYNLAQGKGIPQADEKGFVNSGLDIVVLDRTKFKDPSRYISLEDYKKMFEQRKQEAQGVEAKQ; from the coding sequence ATGCGTTCGCGATTATGCTGGTTTGCACTTATTTTGCTGGTTGCCCTGGCGGGATGCTCCCGTAAAGGCACTGCTCCGCCGTCTCCACCGCAAAGCGGCACGACGCAGCGAACCTTCCGGTTTGCTATCATCCCCAAGCAACTGGACAACCCCGTGTTCAATTACGCGAAGATGGGCGCTCTGGGCGCAGCGGCTAAACTGGGCAACGTGGAGATTTACTGGAACGCGCCGGAAACCAACGACGAAGCCAAGCAAGCGCAAATCTTCGAAACCTATGTGCGCCAGAAGGTGGATGGCATCGCCGTTTCCTGCGTGAACGCCGAGATTATGCGCCGCGTGATCGACAAGGCGGTGGAACAGGGCATTCCGGTCGTGACATGGGATAGCGACTCGCCAAAGAGCAAACGCCAGGCGTTCTTCGGGATGGACGACTACGAGGCGGGGAAGACCATCGGCGAGGAACTGGCAAAGCTCATCGATGGCAAGGGCAAGGTGGCTATCCTGTCGGGCGTACAGGGGGCGCAGAACCTAAGCACGCGTATTCAGGGCGTGCAGGACGCTCTGAAAGCCTACCCCGATATTCGCATTGTGACCACCGTTTACTGCAACGACGACGCTACCCGCGCCGAATCGCTTATTAACAGCGTGATGCAGCAACATCCCGACCTCGCCGGCTGGGCGATGGTGGGCGGCTGGCCCCTGTTTACCAAAACCGGGCTGAACGGCATCAAGCCGGGCGTGACCAAAGTGGCGGCGGTAGACCCGCTGGAAGGCAACCCATGGACATGGATTGAGAAGGGCTATGTGCAGGTGTGCATCGGGCAGAAAGTGTTCGACTGGGGAGCCAAAAGCGTGGAGATGCTGTACAACCTGGCGCAAGGTAAAGGCATCCCACAGGCGGATGAGAAAGGCTTCGTGAACTCGGGGCTGGACATCGTGGTGTTGGACAGGACGAAGTTCAAAGACCCCTCGCGCTACATCTCGCTGGAAGATTACAAGAAGATGTTCGAGCAACGCAAACAGGAGGCGCAGGGGGTAGAAGCGAAACAGTAA
- a CDS encoding sugar ABC transporter substrate-binding protein has protein sequence MKYVFLATFLVLVLLSVVAWRIQPENTARGKIPLVWVSDDNPARREQIALFNRLHPEYDLRLDPSNTGMEKVIVQSLAGVGPDIFDCYDGFQLSAYVRSGIAWDVTEELKKAGIDVQNEVWRAVHPNIIHEGRVYGFPTNAAVNAIWFHKDIFDKYGVPYPKGPWTWEQFLEVAKKLTIRDKNGRPVQFGFLMDWWNWYHFVLQWGGRLYTPDGTRCIIDSPQAIAAVQFMQDLIYKHKVMPSPVEEAAMATQGGWGSGTITWFGAKKGAMALGGRWWLCTLRSYQGLKLGAVESPHGPYRVFRGYGRASLINRNSPRRQHALKFLLYLASKEYNELINHQADALAPVKRYSYTDKYLHDPAFPEEDFNAVWRDAMNYAVPDEISPFVNGQAVQRILNKQLDLVKSGQKSAADALRTAARLINEEIQKTIQRDPELRRRYEALMQERENVFSSDIR, from the coding sequence ATGAAATACGTCTTTCTCGCAACCTTTTTGGTGCTGGTGTTGCTCTCGGTGGTAGCGTGGCGCATCCAGCCCGAAAACACCGCGCGGGGCAAAATCCCGCTGGTGTGGGTAAGCGACGACAACCCTGCCCGCCGCGAGCAGATTGCGCTGTTCAACCGTTTGCATCCTGAATACGACCTGCGCCTGGACCCCAGCAACACGGGCATGGAAAAGGTGATTGTGCAGTCGCTGGCAGGTGTGGGACCGGATATCTTCGACTGCTACGATGGATTCCAGCTCTCCGCCTACGTGCGCTCGGGCATCGCGTGGGATGTGACTGAGGAACTGAAAAAGGCGGGCATCGACGTGCAGAACGAGGTGTGGAGGGCGGTGCATCCCAACATTATCCACGAAGGGCGTGTGTACGGCTTCCCTACCAACGCGGCGGTGAACGCGATATGGTTCCACAAGGATATCTTTGACAAATACGGCGTGCCCTATCCCAAGGGACCCTGGACGTGGGAACAGTTTTTAGAGGTGGCGAAGAAGCTCACCATTCGCGATAAGAACGGCAGGCCGGTGCAGTTTGGCTTCCTGATGGACTGGTGGAACTGGTATCACTTCGTGTTGCAGTGGGGAGGCAGGCTGTACACACCCGACGGCACAAGATGCATTATCGATAGCCCACAAGCCATTGCAGCAGTGCAGTTTATGCAGGACTTGATATACAAGCATAAGGTGATGCCCAGTCCTGTAGAAGAGGCGGCTATGGCGACGCAGGGCGGCTGGGGCTCAGGCACGATCACGTGGTTTGGCGCGAAGAAGGGGGCGATGGCGCTCGGCGGCAGATGGTGGCTGTGCACTCTGCGTAGCTATCAGGGGCTGAAGCTGGGTGCGGTAGAGTCGCCGCATGGACCCTACCGTGTGTTTCGAGGTTACGGACGCGCCTCACTGATTAACCGCAATAGTCCCCGTCGCCAGCACGCGCTGAAGTTCCTGCTGTATCTGGCGAGCAAGGAGTACAACGAACTCATTAATCACCAGGCGGACGCCCTTGCGCCGGTGAAAAGGTATTCCTACACCGACAAGTACCTGCACGATCCCGCCTTCCCCGAAGAGGATTTCAACGCGGTATGGCGCGACGCGATGAACTACGCCGTACCGGATGAGATTAGTCCCTTCGTGAACGGGCAGGCGGTACAGCGCATCCTGAACAAGCAGTTAGACCTGGTGAAATCGGGGCAGAAGTCGGCGGCAGACGCCCTGCGCACCGCTGCACGCCTGATTAACGAGGAGATTCAGAAAACGATTCAGCGCGACCCGGAACTGCGCAGGCGATATGAGGCGCTGATGCAGGAGAGG